A region of Streptomyces sp. NBC_01788 DNA encodes the following proteins:
- a CDS encoding HAD-IA family hydrolase, whose product MTLGAVLFDVDEVLLDSTEAHRRVWGAWAGLRGLNASAVWPLTFGRRPEDTVRLTAPELDPSQERLVLDQLLDQQQDAFPAVHGAVELLLALPVDAWAIVTSGDRGSVHARFAAAGLPLPRVQVYGGDVVQAKPAPECYLKAAAALGLEPSACLVVEDAPVGVAAGKAAGCRVAGFTSTHDRADLRPADLLFDTHADTAAYLEAAGLLSTGPSA is encoded by the coding sequence ATGACGCTCGGTGCGGTGCTGTTCGACGTGGACGAGGTACTGCTCGACTCGACTGAGGCGCATCGGCGTGTGTGGGGTGCCTGGGCGGGGCTGCGGGGTCTGAACGCCAGTGCGGTTTGGCCGTTGACGTTCGGTCGGCGGCCGGAGGACACGGTGAGGCTGACAGCCCCGGAACTGGATCCCTCGCAAGAGCGCTTGGTACTCGACCAACTCCTGGATCAGCAACAGGATGCCTTTCCTGCGGTCCATGGCGCCGTCGAGCTGTTGTTGGCGCTGCCCGTGGACGCCTGGGCCATCGTGACCTCGGGCGACCGGGGGTCCGTGCATGCCCGGTTCGCGGCGGCGGGTCTGCCGCTGCCGCGGGTGCAGGTTTATGGGGGCGATGTTGTGCAGGCCAAGCCCGCGCCCGAGTGCTATCTGAAGGCGGCGGCCGCTCTCGGCCTGGAACCGTCGGCGTGTCTGGTCGTGGAGGACGCGCCTGTCGGGGTGGCTGCCGGGAAGGCGGCCGGGTGCCGGGTCGCCGGCTTCACCTCGACGCATGACCGGGCCGATCTGCGCCCAGCGGATCTGCTTTTCGACACCCACGCGGATACGGCCGCCTATCTGGAGGCGGCCGGACTGCTGTCGACCGGCCCATCGGCGTAG
- a CDS encoding NAD-dependent epimerase/dehydratase family protein: MKVFVTGGSGYIGTAVIEALNRHGHTVRALSRSEHAARAVQDLGAASVRGGLGDLAVLNDAAAHAEAVIHLAQAQTGEEDLAAATAMQDGLGPGPYLHTGGTWVYGDTDGVVDEDAPWNPPALVAWRKPVEDAVLARAARGGRPVIIRPGLLYGGDNRLIETFFTRPGREAGAIAYIGDGFQHWALVHVEDLAELYVAALRAKAGSIYAGVGGVSPTAREVARAVSHGAGLAGKTVSITLEQARADMGPIADAFALDQQITPTRARAELGWTPAFTDPLAVFAQE; encoded by the coding sequence ATGAAGGTCTTCGTCACCGGCGGCTCCGGTTACATCGGTACGGCCGTCATCGAGGCGCTGAACCGCCACGGTCACACCGTGCGCGCTCTGTCCCGCAGCGAACACGCGGCCCGGGCGGTCCAGGACCTTGGGGCGGCTTCGGTCCGCGGAGGCCTGGGGGACCTGGCCGTTCTCAACGACGCGGCGGCACACGCCGAGGCCGTGATCCACCTCGCCCAGGCTCAGACAGGAGAGGAGGACCTCGCCGCGGCCACCGCCATGCAGGACGGTCTCGGCCCCGGCCCCTACCTCCACACCGGCGGCACCTGGGTCTACGGCGACACCGACGGCGTCGTGGACGAGGACGCTCCCTGGAACCCGCCGGCCCTGGTCGCCTGGCGCAAGCCCGTCGAGGACGCAGTCCTGGCCCGCGCCGCCCGCGGCGGCCGTCCCGTGATCATCCGCCCCGGACTGCTGTACGGCGGGGACAACCGGCTCATCGAGACCTTCTTCACCCGGCCCGGCCGGGAAGCCGGCGCCATCGCCTACATCGGCGACGGCTTTCAGCACTGGGCCCTGGTCCACGTCGAGGACCTCGCCGAACTCTACGTGGCGGCCCTGCGCGCCAAGGCCGGTTCAATCTACGCGGGTGTGGGCGGCGTCAGTCCGACGGCCCGGGAGGTCGCACGGGCCGTCAGCCACGGGGCCGGGCTGGCAGGCAAGACCGTGTCCATCACGCTGGAGCAGGCGCGCGCCGACATGGGCCCCATCGCTGACGCCTTCGCCCTGGACCAGCAGATCACCCCGACCCGCGCCCGCGCCGAACTCGGCTGGACCCCCGCATTCACCGACCCGCTGGCCGTCTTCGCTCAAGAATGA
- a CDS encoding DUF4240 domain-containing protein, producing the protein MNVDDFWTIIETARTDAASASGDPGQAFVSALVERLAATSKQTILVYQQCFDQLHGAIYRWDLWAAGYLIGGGCSDDAFMDFRAGLIAQGRDWYDRAATAPDVLAVHPDVIAAAAEGSDEALFNETVNYAASYAYGRINGEEDDCTFYDDYDQFRGPRTDREPADMGESFDFDDASEMHARLPGLARLFLDHDDD; encoded by the coding sequence ATGAACGTCGACGACTTCTGGACCATCATCGAAACAGCACGCACCGACGCTGCCTCGGCCTCCGGCGACCCGGGCCAAGCGTTCGTATCGGCCCTGGTCGAACGGCTCGCGGCGACGTCGAAGCAGACGATCCTCGTATACCAGCAGTGCTTCGACCAGCTCCACGGGGCCATCTACCGCTGGGACTTGTGGGCTGCCGGCTATCTGATCGGCGGAGGCTGTTCCGACGACGCCTTCATGGACTTCCGTGCCGGACTCATCGCGCAGGGCCGGGATTGGTACGACCGGGCCGCCACCGCACCCGATGTTCTCGCCGTGCATCCAGACGTCATCGCTGCGGCAGCCGAAGGCAGCGACGAGGCCCTGTTCAACGAAACGGTCAATTACGCGGCCTCCTACGCATACGGGCGCATCAACGGCGAGGAGGACGACTGCACCTTCTACGACGACTACGACCAGTTCCGCGGCCCCCGAACCGACCGCGAACCAGCCGATATGGGCGAGAGCTTCGACTTCGACGACGCCTCGGAGATGCACGCCCGTCTTCCCGGACTGGCCCGCCTCTTCCTCGATCACGACGACGACTGA
- a CDS encoding RICIN domain-containing protein, translating to MTAASFLTAAPAGAATPADPGTSAPRAAAAAAAALPTDWATVVNAVSGKCLDARAAGTANGTAVQQYTCNNSTAQQWSFTATSGGYVRINNRNDAGQVVDVTNVSTADNAPLQLWAYGGGANQQWLPVDEGGGAYHFVNRNSGKCLDDPAASTADSVQLVQYACNGTAAQRFQVTPVTPPAGSTDLGPNVVVFDPSMSSSTIQSRLNSVFKQQETNQFGSQRYAVMFKPGTYSADVNVGFYTQVLGLGLTPDAVTVNGAVHAEADWFQGNATQNFWRGAENLSVNPTGGSDRWAVSQAASYRRMHLRGNLALDDGGWSSGGYLADSKIDGRVNSGSQQQWLTRNAQLGGWTGSNWNMVFVGSQGVPATSFPNPPYTTVAQSPVTREKPFLYVDGAGAYQVFVPAVRTNSTATSWASGSAAGTSLSLDTFYVVKPGATAAQINSALAAGKNLLVTPGVYHLDQTLRVTRPDTVVLGLGLATLIPDNGVTAMTVADVDGVKIAGVLFDAGTTNSPTLLEVGPRGSTASHSANPASLHDVYFRVGGAGVGKATTSLVVNSANVIGDHMWIWRADHGSGVGWTSNTGDTGLVVNGDNVTMYGLFVEHYQKYQTIWNGNGGRTYFYQNEMPYDPPNQAAWMNGSTQGYAAYKVADSVTSHQAYGLGSYCYFNVNPSVTAARAIEAPNNPNVRFTSMVTVSLGGTGTISRVINNTGGPSNSANNVANLTSYP from the coding sequence ATGACGGCGGCGTCCTTCCTCACGGCCGCCCCCGCGGGCGCCGCGACTCCCGCGGACCCCGGCACGTCCGCACCGCGCGCGGCCGCCGCCGCGGCCGCCGCCCTGCCCACCGACTGGGCCACCGTCGTCAACGCGGTCAGCGGCAAGTGCCTCGACGCCCGCGCCGCCGGCACCGCCAACGGCACGGCGGTTCAGCAGTACACCTGCAACAACTCCACCGCACAGCAGTGGAGTTTCACCGCGACCAGCGGCGGCTACGTACGCATCAACAACCGCAACGACGCCGGCCAGGTCGTGGACGTGACGAACGTGTCCACGGCCGACAACGCCCCGCTCCAGCTGTGGGCCTACGGCGGCGGCGCCAACCAGCAGTGGCTGCCCGTCGACGAGGGTGGCGGCGCCTACCACTTCGTCAACCGCAACAGCGGCAAGTGCCTGGACGACCCCGCCGCCTCGACCGCCGACAGCGTGCAGCTCGTGCAGTACGCCTGCAACGGCACCGCCGCCCAGCGCTTCCAGGTGACCCCCGTGACCCCGCCCGCGGGATCGACGGACCTCGGCCCGAACGTGGTCGTCTTCGATCCGTCCATGTCGTCGTCGACGATCCAGAGCAGACTGAACTCGGTCTTCAAGCAGCAGGAGACCAACCAGTTCGGCTCCCAGCGCTACGCCGTCATGTTCAAGCCGGGCACCTACAGCGCCGACGTCAACGTCGGCTTCTACACCCAGGTCCTCGGCCTCGGCCTGACCCCCGACGCGGTGACCGTCAACGGCGCGGTGCACGCGGAGGCCGACTGGTTCCAGGGCAACGCCACGCAGAACTTCTGGCGCGGCGCCGAGAACCTGTCGGTCAACCCGACGGGCGGCAGCGATCGCTGGGCGGTCTCGCAGGCGGCCTCGTACCGCCGGATGCACCTGCGCGGCAACCTCGCGCTGGACGACGGCGGCTGGTCCAGCGGCGGCTACCTCGCCGACAGCAAGATCGACGGCCGGGTCAACTCGGGCAGCCAGCAGCAGTGGCTGACCCGTAACGCGCAGCTCGGCGGCTGGACCGGATCCAACTGGAACATGGTCTTCGTCGGCAGCCAGGGCGTGCCCGCCACCAGCTTCCCGAACCCGCCGTACACGACGGTCGCGCAGAGCCCGGTGACCCGCGAGAAGCCCTTCCTGTACGTGGACGGTGCCGGCGCCTACCAGGTGTTCGTCCCGGCGGTGCGCACCAACTCCACCGCGACCAGCTGGGCGAGCGGCAGCGCCGCCGGCACCTCCCTGTCCCTGGACACCTTCTACGTCGTGAAGCCGGGCGCGACCGCCGCGCAGATCAACTCCGCCCTGGCCGCGGGCAAGAACCTCCTGGTCACACCCGGTGTCTACCATCTCGACCAGACCTTGCGGGTGACCCGGCCCGACACCGTCGTCCTGGGCCTCGGCCTCGCCACGCTCATACCGGACAACGGGGTCACGGCCATGACGGTCGCGGACGTCGACGGTGTGAAGATCGCGGGCGTCCTCTTCGACGCGGGCACCACCAACTCGCCCACCCTGCTGGAGGTCGGCCCGCGCGGCTCCACGGCCTCCCACTCGGCGAACCCGGCCTCCCTGCACGACGTGTACTTCCGCGTCGGCGGCGCGGGCGTCGGCAAGGCGACCACCAGCCTCGTCGTCAACAGCGCCAACGTCATCGGCGACCACATGTGGATCTGGCGCGCCGACCACGGCAGCGGCGTCGGCTGGACCAGCAACACCGGTGACACCGGACTCGTGGTGAACGGCGACAACGTCACGATGTACGGCCTGTTCGTCGAGCACTACCAGAAGTACCAGACCATCTGGAACGGCAACGGCGGCCGGACGTACTTCTACCAGAACGAGATGCCCTACGACCCGCCCAACCAGGCTGCCTGGATGAACGGCTCCACCCAGGGCTACGCCGCCTACAAGGTGGCCGACTCCGTCACCAGCCACCAGGCGTACGGCCTCGGCAGCTACTGCTACTTCAACGTCAACCCGAGCGTGACCGCCGCGCGCGCCATCGAGGCACCGAACAACCCGAACGTGCGCTTCACCAGCATGGTCACGGTCTCCCTCGGCGGCACGGGCACCATCAGCCGCGTCATCAACAACACCGGAGGCCCGTCCAACTCCGCCAACAACGTCGCGAACCTCACCAGCTACCCGTAA
- a CDS encoding aminotransferase: protein MPHDEYRTIDFFSQEALPVPQVTPAQAEGIAAQCFGMSAHAEALGSQQDANFLLCDDDGTALAILKIANPAFSPTEIEAQDTAAELIAAAHPELRIATVLRHPDGSPYCTTVHTESGPAIARLLQYLPGGALSGPRHLSPGTVAAMGTIVGKVSTALRDFHHPGLERVLQWDLRHADRVVAKLAEHIDEPDRRAAVQAATADVWARVQQLAAVLPSQAVHLDLTDDNLICSPDHRLPVPDGVIDFGDVTTSWAVGELAVSLSSMLHHDGVEPHHLLPAVRAFHAVRPLSPEEAEALWPLVVLRAAGLVASGRHQAAVDEDNAYAKAALDREWHIFEQATRLRLPVMVHLIKDAIGLADVPARADSPAHFLLRGLAADDITLLDLSTGADSMDHGAWLGAGTEDRLAASALADGAAAVATRYAHPRLTQAPALSAVSAPTVPTGIDLWLGRPDVAQAPAAGKVLAAAPGRVEITYGPRTLTLSFPRTVHPVVSTGSTVQAGEDLAHLPSGTPLHLALRNADGPSVPATVRPEYAAGWLALTADPAPLIGLRATDRAQDRDLLDRRDAVFATVQEHYYTEPPRIERGWRHHLLSTDGRSYLDIVNNVTPLGHGHPRVERAVSRQLRRLNTNSRFHYASVVEFTERLAALLPAPLDTVFLVNSGSEAVDLGLRLAIGASGQHDVVALREAYHGWTYASDAVSTSLQDNPNALATRPDWVHTVDSPNSYRGLHRGADALRYGPEAAAVIDELAASGRPAGAFLSETFYGNAGGVALPDGYLAEVYAAVRRHGGLAVADEVQVGYGRLGHWFWGFEQQQVVPDVVCVAKAMGNGHPLGAVITSKSVADRYRDQGYFFSSTGGSPVSSAVGLTVLDTLRDEDLQGNAVRVGGRLKSRLEALAGRYGIIGAVHGSGLYLGLELVRDRVTLEPATEETAELCDRVLDLGVIVQPTGDHLNILKIKPPLCIDTTAVDFFVDMLDHALAQLGHSR from the coding sequence ATGCCGCACGACGAGTACCGCACCATCGACTTCTTCAGCCAGGAAGCGCTTCCGGTGCCACAGGTGACACCCGCTCAGGCAGAGGGCATTGCCGCCCAGTGCTTCGGCATGAGCGCTCACGCGGAGGCGCTGGGAAGCCAGCAGGACGCCAACTTCCTGCTGTGCGACGATGACGGGACGGCCTTGGCGATCCTGAAGATCGCCAACCCCGCCTTCAGCCCTACGGAGATCGAAGCCCAGGACACCGCCGCCGAACTGATCGCCGCGGCTCACCCGGAACTGCGCATCGCCACCGTCCTGCGCCACCCCGACGGCTCCCCGTACTGCACAACGGTGCACACCGAGAGCGGGCCGGCCATCGCGCGGCTCCTGCAGTACCTGCCCGGCGGCGCGCTCTCGGGACCACGGCACCTGTCCCCGGGCACCGTGGCAGCCATGGGCACGATCGTCGGAAAGGTCAGCACCGCCCTGCGCGACTTCCACCACCCGGGCCTCGAACGCGTTCTGCAGTGGGACCTGCGGCACGCCGACCGCGTCGTCGCCAAGCTCGCAGAGCACATCGACGAGCCCGACCGGCGCGCCGCCGTTCAGGCCGCGACTGCCGACGTCTGGGCGCGGGTCCAGCAGCTTGCCGCCGTGCTCCCGTCGCAGGCGGTGCACCTGGACCTCACCGACGACAATCTGATCTGCTCTCCCGATCACCGCCTGCCCGTGCCCGACGGAGTCATCGACTTCGGTGACGTGACCACGAGCTGGGCGGTCGGCGAACTCGCCGTTTCGCTCTCCTCGATGCTCCACCACGACGGGGTCGAGCCCCATCACCTGCTGCCCGCCGTCCGGGCCTTCCACGCCGTTCGGCCGCTGTCCCCGGAGGAGGCTGAGGCGTTGTGGCCGCTCGTGGTCCTGCGCGCGGCCGGCCTGGTCGCCAGCGGGCGGCACCAGGCCGCCGTCGACGAGGACAACGCCTACGCCAAGGCCGCGCTCGACCGCGAGTGGCACATATTCGAGCAGGCCACCCGACTGCGCCTGCCAGTGATGGTCCACCTCATCAAGGACGCGATCGGCCTGGCCGACGTCCCTGCCCGCGCCGATTCACCGGCGCACTTCCTGCTGCGCGGCCTCGCCGCCGACGACATCACCCTCCTCGACCTGTCCACCGGCGCCGACTCCATGGACCACGGAGCCTGGCTCGGAGCCGGCACCGAGGACCGGCTCGCGGCCTCCGCGCTCGCGGACGGAGCGGCCGCGGTGGCCACCCGGTACGCGCATCCACGACTCACTCAGGCTCCGGCACTGTCCGCCGTCTCCGCTCCCACGGTACCCACCGGCATCGACCTGTGGCTCGGCCGGCCCGATGTGGCGCAGGCCCCGGCCGCGGGGAAGGTCCTCGCCGCGGCACCGGGCCGCGTGGAGATCACCTACGGCCCGCGGACGCTGACGTTGTCCTTCCCCCGCACGGTTCACCCAGTGGTCTCCACCGGCTCGACAGTCCAGGCGGGCGAAGACCTCGCCCATCTCCCCTCGGGAACTCCGCTCCACCTTGCGCTGCGCAACGCCGACGGCCCCTCCGTCCCTGCCACCGTGCGCCCCGAGTACGCCGCCGGCTGGCTCGCGCTCACCGCAGACCCCGCCCCGCTCATCGGTCTCCGGGCCACCGACCGTGCGCAGGACAGGGACCTACTCGACCGACGTGACGCCGTGTTCGCGACCGTGCAGGAGCACTACTACACCGAACCTCCCCGCATCGAGCGCGGCTGGCGCCACCATCTGCTCTCCACCGACGGCCGCTCCTACCTCGACATCGTCAACAACGTCACCCCGCTGGGCCATGGGCACCCCCGCGTCGAGCGGGCGGTCTCCCGGCAGTTGCGACGACTCAACACCAACTCACGATTCCACTACGCCTCGGTGGTGGAGTTCACCGAACGCCTCGCCGCCCTCCTGCCCGCGCCCCTGGACACGGTGTTCCTGGTCAACTCCGGTTCCGAGGCAGTGGATCTGGGCCTGCGGCTGGCCATCGGAGCCTCCGGACAGCACGACGTCGTCGCTCTGCGAGAGGCATACCACGGCTGGACCTACGCCTCCGACGCGGTCTCCACCTCACTCCAGGACAACCCGAACGCCCTGGCAACCCGGCCGGATTGGGTCCACACCGTGGACTCGCCCAATTCCTATCGCGGCCTGCACCGCGGGGCGGACGCGCTGCGCTACGGGCCCGAGGCCGCCGCGGTGATCGACGAACTGGCCGCCTCCGGCCGCCCGGCAGGGGCCTTCCTCAGCGAGACCTTCTACGGCAACGCCGGAGGAGTCGCCCTGCCCGACGGCTATCTCGCCGAGGTGTACGCGGCGGTGCGCCGTCACGGTGGCCTGGCCGTCGCCGACGAGGTCCAGGTCGGCTACGGCCGCCTCGGACACTGGTTCTGGGGCTTCGAACAGCAGCAGGTCGTCCCCGACGTCGTCTGTGTCGCCAAGGCCATGGGCAACGGGCACCCCCTCGGTGCCGTCATCACGTCCAAGTCGGTTGCGGACCGGTACCGCGACCAGGGTTACTTCTTCTCCTCCACCGGTGGCAGCCCGGTCTCCAGCGCCGTGGGCCTCACCGTCCTGGACACCCTGCGCGATGAGGACCTCCAGGGCAACGCTGTGCGCGTCGGTGGCCGTCTGAAGAGCCGACTTGAGGCACTGGCCGGCCGCTACGGCATCATCGGCGCTGTCCACGGCTCGGGCCTCTACCTCGGCCTCGAACTCGTCCGCGACCGCGTCACGTTGGAACCCGCCACGGAAGAGACCGCCGAACTCTGCGACCGCGTGCTCGACCTCGGTGTCATCGTCCAGCCCACCGGTGACCACCTCAACATCCTGAAGATCAAGCCGCCGTTGTGCATCGACACCACCGCGGTGGACTTCTTCGTCGACATGCTGGACCACGCCCTCGCCCAACTCGGTCACTCTCGCTGA
- a CDS encoding LysR family transcriptional regulator, whose protein sequence is MDVDLRKLRYFVAVAEELHFGRAAERLHIAQPALSRQMRALEDDLGVLLFCRDRRGTALTAAGARLLEEAPRLLAACTAMVRAVTAAAADTPKFTIGFMPGITVTPAVRALTSRHPGLDVRLLRTGWQDQVEVLHDGRADVSIVRLPIDQHGLQVRRLFTEPRVVALPADHPLAAKSSLIVGDLAGEHLLQDPDAVPEWRDVADELRTGERAEVRPINSVEEKLELVAAGAGICLIPRSTAAFYTRHDVVTLPVEDIGVGHVCLAWSTTSSSPFITDFADVAHLLTPPAPG, encoded by the coding sequence GTGGACGTCGACCTGCGCAAGCTGCGCTACTTCGTGGCGGTCGCCGAGGAACTGCACTTCGGCCGCGCCGCCGAGCGGCTGCACATCGCCCAGCCGGCTCTTTCCCGCCAGATGCGTGCTCTTGAGGACGACCTGGGTGTGCTCCTCTTCTGCCGCGACCGGCGGGGCACCGCGCTGACCGCGGCCGGAGCCCGGCTCCTGGAGGAAGCCCCCCGGCTGCTGGCGGCCTGCACAGCCATGGTCCGCGCGGTCACCGCCGCGGCCGCCGACACCCCGAAGTTCACCATCGGCTTCATGCCCGGCATCACCGTGACCCCGGCGGTACGTGCCCTGACCTCCCGCCACCCCGGACTGGACGTCCGGCTGCTGCGGACCGGCTGGCAGGACCAGGTCGAGGTCCTGCACGACGGCCGGGCCGACGTCAGCATCGTCCGCCTCCCCATCGACCAGCACGGCCTGCAGGTACGGCGCCTGTTCACCGAGCCCCGCGTCGTCGCACTCCCGGCGGACCACCCACTGGCCGCGAAGTCCTCGCTCATCGTCGGCGACCTGGCCGGCGAGCACCTGCTCCAGGATCCCGACGCTGTACCGGAGTGGCGGGATGTGGCCGACGAACTGCGCACCGGAGAGCGCGCCGAGGTCCGGCCGATCAACAGCGTGGAGGAAAAACTCGAACTGGTCGCGGCCGGGGCCGGCATCTGCCTCATCCCGCGCTCCACCGCCGCCTTCTACACTCGCCACGACGTCGTCACGCTCCCCGTCGAGGACATCGGAGTGGGCCACGTATGCCTCGCGTGGAGCACGACCAGCAGCTCACCGTTCATCACCGACTTCGCCGACGTCGCCCACCTGCTGACCCCACCGGCCCCCGGGTGA
- a CDS encoding Lrp/AsnC family transcriptional regulator has protein sequence MDDIDRAILRELQVDGRIPYAELGPKVGLSPSAARHRLQRLLDTKAVQVVGVTDPMTMGQQTMALLGLRIGGDSRAVADELSRHEEVVYTVLTSGRYDLFTEVVCGRPSDLLDFINDVVRAVEGVASVESFPYFAIHTHRFLWGVD, from the coding sequence GGGAACTGCAGGTCGACGGTCGCATCCCCTACGCCGAGCTGGGGCCGAAGGTGGGACTGTCGCCCTCGGCCGCGAGGCACCGGCTGCAGCGCCTGCTGGACACCAAGGCGGTCCAGGTCGTCGGGGTGACCGACCCGATGACCATGGGCCAGCAGACGATGGCTCTCCTGGGCCTGCGCATCGGGGGCGATTCCCGGGCGGTGGCCGATGAACTGTCCCGGCATGAAGAAGTCGTGTACACAGTCCTGACTTCTGGCCGCTACGACCTGTTCACCGAGGTCGTGTGCGGTCGCCCCAGTGATCTTCTGGACTTCATCAACGACGTCGTACGGGCCGTCGAGGGCGTCGCATCCGTGGAGAGCTTCCCCTACTTCGCGATTCACACGCACCGCTTCTTGTGGGGAGTCGACTGA
- a CDS encoding sulfite exporter TauE/SafE family protein produces the protein MDVVALIGIGLLTGATTVLFGFGGGFVTVPVVVWADAALGADAMQVATATSALVMVVNAGFATAVTPRRVLLALRGSGMLLLLLAAGASVGALATRLAPADLARWAFVAYVALTIADVLLRPGFLRPGSRIEATSDAPRPLPTVLGAPAGAVAAFLGVGGSVMTVPAMRRAGHTMRVATALANPLTLAIALPATAVSLGGAAVPAAADAHLQLVGLIDLRAASALLLGALPVIAILRRRPPRIPDRTYAWAYIGLLAMVTVAMLLSA, from the coding sequence GTGGATGTTGTGGCATTGATCGGGATCGGGCTCCTCACGGGGGCGACCACGGTGTTGTTCGGATTCGGCGGCGGGTTCGTCACGGTGCCGGTCGTGGTGTGGGCTGACGCCGCGCTCGGCGCGGACGCGATGCAGGTGGCGACTGCCACCTCGGCCCTGGTGATGGTGGTGAATGCGGGTTTCGCGACAGCCGTCACACCGAGGCGGGTGCTCCTCGCGCTCCGCGGCAGCGGCATGCTGCTCCTCCTGCTCGCGGCCGGTGCCTCGGTCGGCGCGCTCGCCACGCGCCTCGCCCCGGCCGATCTGGCCCGCTGGGCCTTCGTCGCGTACGTCGCTCTCACCATCGCCGACGTCCTCCTGCGCCCCGGCTTCCTGCGCCCGGGCTCACGGATCGAGGCGACCTCCGATGCTCCGCGTCCACTGCCGACCGTCCTCGGCGCGCCGGCCGGTGCGGTGGCGGCCTTCCTCGGCGTGGGGGGCAGCGTCATGACCGTCCCCGCAATGCGGAGGGCAGGGCACACGATGCGCGTGGCGACCGCGCTGGCCAACCCCCTCACCCTCGCCATCGCACTGCCGGCCACCGCAGTGTCTCTGGGCGGCGCCGCGGTCCCCGCTGCCGCTGACGCGCACCTGCAACTGGTGGGGCTCATTGACCTTCGCGCTGCCTCGGCGCTGCTCCTCGGAGCTCTGCCGGTGATCGCGATACTCCGACGGCGCCCGCCACGGATCCCAGACCGCACCTACGCCTGGGCGTACATCGGACTGCTTGCCATGGTGACAGTCGCCATGCTGCTCTCGGCTTAG
- a CDS encoding lectin, whose amino-acid sequence MARPLLAVASLAALALSAGLLMAGPAQAATGTITGLAGKCLDVAGASSADGTAVQLYDCNGTAAQQWTAGSDGTIRALGKCLDVTGGSTADGAKVQLWSCTGAANQKWTVTAARDIVNQQANKCLDVTDKSSANGARAQIWSCTGASNQKWTAPAADGGPPPATSMAVAPYLYNGWGSPPSPTAITNATGVKWFTLAFVLSNGYCNPQWDGSRPLTGGVDQQTVNTVRANGGDIIPSFGGYSGNKLESSCSSAGELATAYQKVINAYGLKAIDIDLEADAYSNPTVQQRTVDALKTVKANNPGLKVYITIGTGQSGPDTSLINRAASSGLAVDAWAIMPFDFGGAGRNMGNLTVQAAEGLKNALKNAYRYSDDQAYRTMGISSMNGITDQNETVTVADFRTILGYAQQHHLARLTFWSANRDRPCTGGPADSCSGVSQSAWDYTRVFAAYAG is encoded by the coding sequence ATGGCCAGACCTCTGCTCGCAGTCGCGTCACTCGCCGCACTCGCCCTCTCCGCCGGCCTCCTCATGGCCGGCCCTGCCCAGGCCGCCACCGGCACCATCACCGGACTGGCGGGGAAGTGTCTCGACGTCGCCGGTGCCAGCTCGGCCGACGGCACGGCCGTGCAGCTCTACGACTGCAACGGCACCGCCGCCCAGCAGTGGACGGCCGGCTCCGACGGCACCATCCGCGCCCTCGGCAAGTGCCTCGACGTCACCGGCGGTTCGACCGCAGACGGTGCCAAAGTCCAGCTGTGGTCCTGCACCGGCGCCGCCAACCAGAAGTGGACCGTCACCGCCGCGCGCGACATCGTCAACCAGCAGGCCAACAAGTGCCTGGACGTCACCGACAAGTCGTCGGCCAACGGCGCCCGTGCCCAGATCTGGTCCTGCACCGGCGCGAGCAACCAGAAGTGGACCGCGCCCGCCGCGGACGGCGGGCCCCCGCCGGCCACGTCCATGGCCGTGGCGCCGTACCTCTACAACGGCTGGGGCAGCCCGCCGAGCCCGACCGCGATCACCAACGCCACCGGCGTCAAGTGGTTCACGCTCGCCTTCGTCCTCAGCAACGGTTACTGCAACCCGCAGTGGGACGGCAGCCGGCCGCTCACCGGCGGCGTCGACCAGCAGACCGTCAACACCGTGCGCGCGAACGGCGGCGACATCATCCCCTCCTTCGGCGGCTACAGCGGCAACAAGCTGGAGAGTTCCTGCTCCAGCGCGGGCGAACTCGCCACCGCGTACCAGAAGGTGATCAACGCCTACGGTCTGAAGGCCATCGACATCGACCTCGAGGCCGACGCCTACAGCAACCCGACCGTCCAGCAGCGCACGGTCGACGCGTTGAAGACAGTGAAGGCCAACAACCCTGGCCTGAAGGTGTACATCACCATCGGCACCGGGCAGAGCGGCCCCGACACCAGTCTGATCAACCGGGCCGCCTCCTCCGGCCTGGCCGTCGACGCCTGGGCCATCATGCCGTTCGACTTCGGCGGTGCCGGACGGAACATGGGCAACCTGACCGTGCAGGCCGCCGAGGGCCTCAAGAACGCGCTGAAGAACGCGTACCGCTACAGCGACGACCAGGCCTACCGCACCATGGGCATCTCGTCGATGAACGGCATCACCGACCAGAACGAGACGGTGACGGTCGCGGACTTCCGTACCATCCTCGGCTACGCCCAGCAGCACCACCTGGCCCGGCTGACCTTCTGGTCGGCCAACCGCGACCGCCCGTGCACCGGCGGCCCGGCCGACAGCTGCTCCGGCGTCAGCCAGTCCGCCTGGGACTACACGCGCGTCTTCGCCGCCTACGCCGGCTGA